A stretch of Komagataella phaffii GS115 chromosome 2, complete sequence DNA encodes these proteins:
- a CDS encoding S-adenosylmethionine-dependent methyltransferase of the seven beta-strand family: MLPTPLTKDLDFEKVYEPAEDSFLLLDVFEKEKPWLESYKWNSDVPLVVEIGTGSGVVTTFVNQHIIPQGLFLATDLNPHCCNAVLGTHKRNIGKKGNLQVLQCDLTTPLRRNQVDVLIFNPPYVPSETVPEVARDPDSEDWLDIALLGGPTGMDITEKVLDSLYDTLSRNGVAYILFCARNHPERVMENFKAKETQRGNGWEIECVQHRKAGWEVLTVWRFIRR, encoded by the coding sequence ATGCTACCAACACCTTTGACCAAAGATCTagactttgaaaaggtgTATGAGCCAGCAGAAGACTCCTTTCTACTTTTGGACgtctttgagaaagaaaagccGTGGTTGGAAAGCTACAAGTGGAACTCAGATGTCCCTCTCGTGGTGGAAATAGGAACTGGATCGGGAGTTGTAACCACATTTGTTAATCAACACATAATCCCTCAAGGACTGTTTCTTGCCACTGACTTGAACCCTCATTGCTGTAATGCTGTTTTAGGCACTCATAAAAGGAATATTGGAAAGAAAGGTAATTTACAGGTGCTTCAATGTGATTTGACAACGCCTTTAAGGAGAAACCAAGTTGATGTCTTGATTTTCAACCCACCCTATGTTCCTTCGGAGACAGTACCAGAGGTAGCACGGGATCCAGATTCCGAAGATTGGTTGGATATTGCACTGTTAGGAGGACCTACAGGTATGGATATTACCGAAAAGGTATTGGATTCCTTATATGATACCCTCAGTCGAAATGGAGTGGCATACATACTCTTTTGTGCGAGAAACCACCCCGAAAGAGTTATGGAAAATTTTAAAGCCAAGGAGACTCAGAGAGGAAATGGATGGGAGATTGAATGCGTACAACATCGTAAAGCTGGATGGGAAGTGTTGACTGTTTGGAGGTTTATTCGAAGGTAG
- a CDS encoding Component of the ESCRT-I complex (Stp22p, Srn2p, Vps28p, and Mvb12p), which is involved in ubiquitin: MNNQSPYAPTNIHSERSVSLGLVRNSSISLDVPFKLYENSKEQHLYEALSELYSIIVTLNSLERAFIKDTLYDNYEARVNRLISQYNAILKQEEVLSLFGSLEQFTTTYQLDAPYAKNRLEVGLPLQEPQLTYNGTGNVSITGTADLGAGAGAGTGSNYSSRAVAEATGNFITCMDAIKLHYRTKEQLHPLFSDLIMSINKVLNNGEFEGKAKIVEWLIKLNGLGIDESISEQESKTLLFDLDNSYKGFYSKLDS, from the coding sequence ATGAACAACCAATCGCCTTATGCACCAACAAATATCCATAGCGAGAGATCGGTGTCGCTAGGGCTAGTTAGAAATTCGTCTATATCATTGGATGTACCTTTTAAGCTTTATGAGAATTCCAAGGAACAGCATTTATACGAAGCTTTATCGGAACTGTATTCCATCATAGTGACATTGAATAGCCTGGAAAGGGCCTTTATCAAGGATACATTATACGATAACTATGAAGCCAGAGTAAACAGGCTGATAAGTCAATACAATGCTATTTTAAAACAGGAGGAAGTTCTTAGTTTGTTTGGTTCTTTAGAGCAGTTTACCACCACATATCAGTTGGATGCGCCTTACGCTAAAAACAGATTGGAAGTAGGGTTGCCCTTACAGGAGCCACAACTTACATATAATGGAACTGGAAATGTTAGTATAACAGGCACAGCAGATTTGGGTGCCGGAGCTGGAGCCGGAACTGGATCCAATTACTCAAGCAGAGCAGTCGCAGAGGCTACGGGGAACTTTATTACTTGTATGGACGCCATCAAATTGCACTACAGAACTAAAGAGCAGCTACATCCGTTATTTTCGGATTTAATCATGAGTATCAATAAAGTCTTGAATAATGGCGAGTTTGAGGGTAAAGCAAAGATCGTTGAATGGCTGATAAAGCTTAACGGTCTAGGAATCGATGAAAGCATATCCGAGCAGGAATCCAAAACCTTATTATTTGACTTAGATAACTCGTATAAGGGATTTTACAGCAAATTGGATTCTTAG
- a CDS encoding Acyl-protein thioesterase responsible for depalmitoylation of Gpa1p, which yields MALGPVVIPALKGPAKGAMIIVHGLGDSGEGWRFFGELFGRYFPDVTTILPNAPEMPVTVNGGYVMRSWFDIYEFGNPKAKQDADGILKSARVLQDLVKEQVSKGIDPSKIVLGGFSQGASISLIAASTLDIKIGGVIAMSGFISIPKEVTPLITSANKSTPFFQGHGTADPVIQFTYGEQCRDFFKSHGFTNYQFHSYEGMQHSTSDEELRHIYQFLSKAYS from the coding sequence ATGGCGCTTGGACCAGTTGTTATTCCCGCTCTAAAGGGCCCTGCTAAGGGGGCCATGATCATTGTTCACGGATTAGGAGATTCTGGCGAAGGCTGGAGGTTCTTTGGTGAACTTTTTGGTCGCTACTTCCCCGATGTCACAACAATTCTGCCAAACGCTCCGGAGATGCCAGTCACCGTAAACGGTGGTTATGTCATGCGCAGTTGGTTCGATATCTATGAGTTTGGTAACCCAAAGGCCAAACAGGATGCAGATGGAATTCTGAAAAGTGCACGCGTTCTACAGGATCTGGTCAAAGAACAGGTTTCTAAGGGAATTGACCCATCCAAGATCGTTCTTGGCGGGTTCTCTCAAGGAGCAAGTATATCTCTGATTGCCGCTAGTACACTGGATATTAAGATTGGTGGAGTCATAGCAATGAGTGGATTTATCTCAATCCCCAAGGAAGTCACACCTTTGATTACATCTGCCAACAAAAGTACCCCGTTTTTCCAAGGACATGGAACGGCAGACCCGGTGATTCAATTCACTTACGGTGAACAATGCAGagatttcttcaagtcTCATGGATTCACCAACTACCAGTTTCACTCATATGAAGGTATGCAACATTCTACCTCTGACGAGGAGCTACGCCATATCTATCAGTTTCTGTCCAAAGCATACTCCTAA
- a CDS encoding Protein subunit of mitochondrial RNase P, has roles in nuclear transcription, cytoplasmic and mitoch, whose amino-acid sequence MVFKTLASLSKQANKTAGYGIYHHPFFEPSYTKTQNICGFDNVIHNDNKTSQNKTKYVAAVSTTANNLIIIDQKNGDPNDTKSRKLLIKKSTHKVSKNGHVSISVTQIDKAFSKLSIRKSNSALIRTFTISNNSLKHLESCKRFYSTDRAARLLDELNMNEETNKLEQGKKSAQIEELEETAEPQQEEQSSTSGMEDEIRMIHSFVSQKRYNEVFALYLRAKAKEIKLDRSVYTMVLRAITKRETNETVEEKLTHLLNVYSDLLTSNIKPNKDIYELVIGSLLAGATKQTYEFTTGQDFLKIAIELLIITKDYNASFAPQLYRDLLTSLNMYKFNFGITNNDLQNMCGSIINEPIYYMGLIKLCQLSQDSKGAIELYHTYQSQCNENKSLVNHQFEVYSVLLQTLIGCHEKDMATKFLNNIIEEVRVKSGMSYQIKMLLSSYLIGLANINQIKECETMLATINQISWLPDVSVKSLLFAVKKCLDNNQPELAWKFWNFAVTRSDFDSDQALKSEQLLDEYVGTDVYNMLVVSLISSRDTNHIVKFCKEMIIKSSIRLEVQPLLSLIKYLRAYHLDTVLLNVVVNQGNKSANLNQYLSIVIDSLPVPMVSQLMNTNFFKKCCEDYRLVKDNIYGIMKAFKLMEDNNWQQQQTQDTTIMKKFRYYKKVISYELNEISNHYVEIPEELEQFKQYLAVGSN is encoded by the coding sequence ATGGTGTTCAAGACTCTGGCCTCGTTGTCCAAACAGGCAAATAAGACGGCCGGGTATGGGATCTATCACCATCCATTCTTTGAGCCATCTTACACCAAGACACAAAATATTTGTGGGTTTGATAATGTCATCCATAATGACAACAAGACTTCGCAAAACAAGACGAAGTACGTTGCCGCCGTGAGCACCACTGCCAATAACTTAATCATTATTGACCAGAAAAACGGTGATCCCAATGACACCAAGTCCCGTAAActtttgatcaagaagtCTACGCACAAAGTTAGCAAGAATGGCCACGTTTCCATATCAGTGACTCAGATCGATAAAGCCTTCAGTAAACTCTCGATCAGGAAGTCCAACTCTGCTTTGATACGGACTTTTACGATCAGTAATAACAGTTTGAAGCACTTGGAGTCATGTAAACGATTCTACAGCACTGACAGAGCTGCTCGTCTTTTGGATGAGCTGAACATGAACGAGGAGACCAACAAATTAGAGCAAGGCAAGAAGTCTGctcaaattgaagagttgGAGGAAACGGCTGAACCCCAGCAGGAGGAACAAAGTTCAACGAGCGGCATGGAAGATGAGATAAGAATGATCCATTCTTTTGTAAGTCAAAAAAGGTACAATGAAGTTTTTGCCCTTTATTTAAGAGCTAAAGCCAAGGAAATTAAATTGGATCGAAGTGTTTATACCATGGTTTTAAGAGCGATTACCAAGAGAGAGACAAATGAGACAGTGGAGGAAAAATTGACGCATTTGTTAAACGTTTACTCAGACTTGCTTACCAGCAACATCAAACCAAATAAGGACATTTATGAACTGGTTATTGGATCCTTGTTGGCGGGTGCCACTAAACAAACATATGAGTTTACAACTGGGCAAGATTTCCTAAAAATTGCCATAGAACTGTTGATAATTACAAAGGATTACAACGCAAGCTTTGCACCACAGTTATATAGAGATCTGTTAACGAGCTTGAACATGTACAAGTTCAATTTTGGTATCACAAACAATGACCTCCAAAACATGTGTGGCTCCATCATAAATGAGCCCATCTACTACATGGGCCTGATCAAGCTATGCCAACTTTCTCAAGATTCAAAGGGCGCAATAGAGTTGTATCACACTTATCAATCTCAATGCAATGAAAACAAGTCACTGGTAAACCATCAATTTGAGGTTTACTCCGTCTTACTTCAAACTTTAATCGGCTGCCATGAAAAGGACATGGCTACAAAATTCTTGAACAATATCATCGAAGAAGTCAGAGTCAAATCAGGAATGTCTTATCAAATAAAGATGCTCCTTTCATCCTACTTGATTGGATTGGCCAATATTAATCAGATAAAGGAATGCGAGACAATGTTGGCAACCATAAATCAAATTTCTTGGCTGCCCGATGTTTCGGTAAAGAGCCTCCTATTTGCGGTCAAGAAGTGTTTGGACAACAATCAACCTGAATTGGCCTGGAAATTTTGGAACTTTGCCGTGACCCGAAGCGATTTCGATTCAGACCAAGCTTTGAAGTCTGAACAGCTATTGGATGAGTACGTGGGTACTGATGTCTACAACATGTTAGTGGTAAGCCTGATAAGCTCGAGGGACACCAACCACATTGTCAAGTTTTGCAAGGAAATGATAATCAAATCGTCAATCCGACTCGAAGTGCAACCTCTGCTGAGCTTAATAAAATACCTTAGAGCATACCATCTGGACACAGTACTGCTGAATGTGGTAGTAAACCAAGGAAATAAGTCTGCAAACCTCAATCAGTATCTTTCAATTGTCATTGATAGTTTGCCGGTTCCAATGGTAAGCCAACTAATGAATaccaatttcttcaagaaatgtTGTGAAGATTACAGATTGGTGAAGGATAACATTTACGGCATAATGAAGGCATTTAAGTTGATGGAAGACAATAATTGGCAGCAACAGCAAACACAAGATACGACTATAATGAAGAAGTTTAGATACTACAAGAAGGTTATTTCCTACGAGTTGAATGAAATCTCCAATCACTATGTGGAGATTCCAGAAGAACTGGAACAGTTCAAGCAATATTTAGCTGTTGGATCCAACTAG
- a CDS encoding Alpha-tubulin, whose protein sequence is MREVINVNVGQAGCQIGNACWELYTMEHGITPDGYLQPGLEKPKGAEAGFSTFFSETGSGKYVPRALYVDLEPNVVDEVRTGPYGNLFHPEQLITGKEDAANNYARGHYTVGRELLDDILDRVRKMADQCDGLQGFLFTHSLGGGTGSGLGSLLLEQFSNDYGKKSKLEFAVYPAPQVSTSVVEPYNTVLTTHTTLENADCTFMVDNEAIYDMCRKNLGIVRPTFANLNNLIAQVVSSVTASLRFDGSLNVDLNEFQTNLVPYPRIHFPLVSYAPVLSKQRATHESNSVAEITAACFDPSNQMVKCDPRLGKYMATCLLYRGDVVTRDVQTAVAHIKSKKTVQLVDWCPTGFKIGICYEKPTQPASSELADVKRALCMLSNTTAIADAWNKIDHKFDLMYRRRAFVHWYVSEGMEEGEFAEARENLAALERDYVELGSDSFPEEEEEY, encoded by the exons ATGAGAGAAGTAATTAATGTTAATG TCGGACAGGCAGGTTGTCAAATCGGAAATGCTTGCTGGGAGCTGTACACAATGGAGCACGGAATCACCCCAGACGGATACTTGCAGCCAGGACTAGAAAAGCCAAAGGGCGCTGAAGCTGGGTTTAGTACCTTCTTTAGTGAAACAGGGTCTGGAAAGTACGTGCCAAGGGCTCTTTACGTGGATCTCGAACCCAATGTCGTGGATGAAGTCAGAACAGGCCCCTATGGGAATCTGTTCCACCCTGAACAGTTGATTACAGGTAAAGAAGATGCAGCAAACAACTACGCCAGAGGTCACTACACAGTTGGAAGAGAATTGCTTGATGACATTTTGGACCGTGTAAGAAAAATGGCAGACCAATGTGACGGTCTACAGGGATTCCTTTTCACTCACTCTTTGGGTGGTGGTACAGGATCTGGTCTGGGATCTCTTCTATTAGAACAGTTCAGTAATGATTACGGTAAAAAGTCCAAGCTGGAATTTGCTGTTTACCCTGCTCCACAGGTTTCAACCTCGGTGGTTGAACCTTACAACACGGTTCTAACCACCCATACCACCTTGGAGAATGCTGACTGTACTTTCATGGTAGACAATGAGGCTATTTATGACATGTGCCGTAAGAATTTGGGAATTGTTCGTCCAACCTTTGCTAATTTGAACAATCTGATCGCCCAAGTCGTCTCTTCAGTAACCGCTTCTTTGAGATTTGACGGTTCATTGAACGTGGATCTAAATGAGTTCCAGACCAACTTGGTTCCATACCCAAGAATTCATTTCCCATTGGTCTCCTACGCTCCTGTTCTATCTAAACAGAGAGCTACTCACGAGTCCAACTCCGTAGCTGAAATTACCGCTGCTTGTTTCGATCCCAGCAACCAAATGGTCAAGTGTGACCCTCGTTTAGGAAAGTATATGGCTACCTGTTTGTTGTATAGAGGAGACGTTGTGACGCGTGATGTTCAAACTGCCGTTGCCCACATCaagtcaaagaaaactgttcAACTGGTGGACTGGTGTCCAACTGGTTTCAAGATTGGTATTTGTTATGAAAAACCAACTCAACCAGCCTCATCCGAACTAGCTGACGTCAAGAGAGCTCTTTGTATGCTTTCCAACACTACTGCAATTGCTGACGCCTGGAACAAGATCGATCACAAGTTTGATCTGATGTACAGAAGAAGAGCCTTCGTCCACTGGTACGTCAGTGAGGGAATGGAAGAAGGAGAATTCGCTGAAGCAAGAGAGAACTTGGCTGCTTTGGAGAGAGATTACGTGGAACTGGGTTCTGACAGTTTCCctgaagaggaggaggagtATTAG
- a CDS encoding Alpha 2 subunit of the 20S proteasome, whose translation MADRYSFSLTTFSPSGKLVQIEYALNAVKQGVTSLGIKATNGIVLATEKKSASSLVNSEHQRKIAQITPDLGMTYSGMGPDFRVLADASRKVSHTNYKRIYNENPPTKILVSEVAKLMQEATQSGGVRPYGVSLLVGGYDDNNGFMLYQVDPSGSYFPWKATAIGKNSNAAKTFLEKRWNEELELEDAIHIALLTLKESIEGEINGETVELSVIGNQNDDLLGFKGAEGVHGPRFRTLSPQEINDRLDAL comes from the exons ATGGCTGATAGATATTCCTTTTCCCTGACCACGTTTTCCCCAAG tGGTAAGCTGGTCCAGATTGAGTATGCCCTGAATGCGGTGAAACAAGGTGTCACGTCGTTAGGTATAAAAGCCACCAATGGAATAGTGCTGGCTACGGAAAAGAAATCTGCCTCGTCATTGGTCAATTCAGAGCATCAGAGAAAAATAGCACAAATTACTCCAGACCTGGGAATGACCTATTCGGGTATGGGTCCAGATTTCAGAGTGTTGGCGGACGCTTCTAGAAAAGTAAGTCACACAAACTACAAGAGAATTTACAACGAAAACCCGCCAACGAAGATTTTGGTAAGCGAAGTTGCCAAGCTAATGCAAGAGGCTACCCAAAGTGGTGGTGTCAGACCTTATGGTGTTTCGCTATTAGTCGGAGGTTATGATGACAACAACGGATTCATGCTGTATCAAGTGGATCCTTCAGGAAGTTATTTCCCCTGGAAGGCAACTGCCATTGGTAAGAATTCCAATGCCGCCAAAACGTTCTTAGAGAAGAGATGGAACGAAGAGTTGGAATTGGAAGATGCTATACACATTGCACTGTTAACTTTGAAGGAGTCCATCGAGGGAGAAATAAACGGTGAAACAGTTGAATTGAGTGTAATTGGCAAtcaaaatgatgatttACTTGGATTTAAAGGAGCAGAAGGTGTTCATGGTCCAAGGTTTAGAACTCTGTCCCCCCAAGAAATAAATGACAGATTGGATGCTTTATAG
- a CDS encoding Protein required for respiratory growth and stability of the mitochondrial genome — translation MTRYKKTLPYSYHSKPTKPMSFNIAVVYTDRLLLEHKDVWAKATEHILTDELSAGSLDLRKLYVYLSQDLKFFEYGLRIVGRAISLCDDYPAANRLAKQAGFFANDENDYFVNVIKDLKEKLVSDSLFTSERIQEIDAMLFPDVAAYINFLKSFGTDPSITYPKVITMMWVMEQVYLDWATRGVKNFQPDNLHWWYKGWIDLHYGDDFSSWTQFLKDEVDKCYIKAFKENDAKTIEDIKSTFLKTADFEGKFFDETYHYV, via the coding sequence ATGACTCGATATAAAAAGACCCTTCCCTATTCATACCATTCGAAACCTACTAAACCCATGTCGTTCAACATCGCAGTTGTTTACACTGATCGATTGCTATTAGAGCATAAAGATGTCTGGGCCAAAGCTACGGAACATATTTTAACAGATGAACTCTCAGCAGGGAGCCTTGATCTGAGAAAACTATACGTTTATCTGAGTCAGGATTTAAAATTCTTTGAGTACGGGCTGAGGATAGTAGGTAGAGCAATCAGTCTTTGTGATGACTACCCAGCAGCTAATCGCTTAGCAAAGCAGGCCGGATTTTTTGctaatgatgaaaatgattaTTTTGTGAACGTTATCAAAgacttgaaagagaagttGGTCTCAGATTCACTCTTCACGTCTGAACGAATCCAAGAGATCGACGCAATGCTTTTTCCCGATGTTGCTGCATATATtaactttttgaagtcGTTTGGAACTGATCCTTCCATCACTTATCCAAAGGTAATTACCATGATGTGGGTTATGGAGCAAGTTTACCTAGACTGGGCCACTAGAGgagtgaaaaatttccaacCAGATAATCTTCATTGGTGGTACAAAGGCTGGATAGATCTCCACTACGGTGATGATTTCAGCTCTTGGACTCAATTCCTTAAAGATGAAGTTGATAAATGTTACATAAAGgctttcaaagagaacGACGCCAAAACCATCGAAGATATCAAGTCAACATTTCTAAAAACAGCGGATTTCGAAGGAaagttctttgatgaaacttATCATTATGTATAG